GTCAGCGCGAGTGCTGGCTCGCCATTGGCCCCGCACACGTGCGGCCCTGACTCACGTGCTTCCGGTTTGAAGGCAAAAAGTGTGcctgggtgattttttttttaagccagagaGTTTGTGCAAAGATCCGAGCTGTCAgagatttgaagaaaaaaaaaaaaggcagccccGGCGCTGGCGGAGACGCGCTCTCCCTGCAAAAAAAGCAAAGGCGATTAAAGGCGCTGCCAGCCTCGCGCTCTGGGCACAGCTGAGCGTGACACTCGGGGAAGTCAAACCCCTCACTACTGCCTAGGAAGATGGCTAGActttaaagactattttttttttcctttaagaaaaaaaattcttggagcttttttcttttttcttgcttcttttttcttttctttcttttttttctttttggccgtGGCTTACTCCCCATTTAAAACAAATCATTGAATCTggttacagaaagaaaaaagaaatagccaAGTGCCTCGGTATCTGGATGTCTACAAattagagagagggagagacagcaaGATCTATCTGCTCGATAACAGCGAGCGATCCAGGCCAGACGCCTGGGCTTTTTTTCCTGCGCCCGCCCCGTGCCTTCGCTGGGGCTTCGCCGGCCTCCTTCCTCCGCGCACCCCCACGGGCCGCTGGCAAAGTGGGGTGGGGAGCGacgcggggggggcgggggccggcGCGGCGGCCGGGGCGGCGGGGCGGCCGAGCATGGAAGAACAGCAGCCGGAACCTAAAAGTCAGCGCGACTCCGGCCTCGgcgcggcggcggtggcggcggcccCGGGCAGCCTCAGCCTGAGCCTCAGCCCCGGCGCCAGCGGCAGCAGCGGCAGCGATGGAGACAGCGTGCCGGTGTCTCCGCAGCCCGCGCCCCCCTCGCCGCCCGCGGCGCCCTGCCTGCCGCCCCTGGCCCACCACCCGCACCTCCCCCcacaccccccgcccccgccgccgccgccgccgcatcTGGCGGCGCCTGCTCACCAGCCGCAACCCGCGGCCCAGCTGCACCGCACCACCAACTTTTTCATCGACAACATCCTGAGGCCGGACTTCGGCTGCAAAAAGGAGCAGCCGCCGCCGCAGCTCctggtggcggcggcggccggagGAGGCGCAGGAGGAGGCCGGGTCGAGCGCGACAGAGGCCAGACCGGCGCAGGTAGAGACCCTGTCCACCCGCTGGGCACGCGGGCGCCAAGTGCCGCGTCGCTCCTGTGCGCCCCGGATGCGAACTGTGGCCCACCCGACGGCTCCCCGCcagccggcggcggcggcgcgggcgcCTCCAAAGCTGGGaacccggcggcggcggcggcggcagcggcagcagcggccgtggcagcggcggcggcggcggcagcagcggcCAAGCCTGCGGacagcggcggcggcggtggaggAGGCGTGGGGAGCCCAGGAGCGCAGAGTGCCAAGTACCCGGAGCACGGCAACCCCGCCATCCTGCTTATGGGCTCAGCCAACGGCGGGCCCGTGGTCAAAACTGACTCGCAGCAGCCCCTCGTGTGGCCTGCCTGGGTCTACTGCACGCGCTACTCGGATCGTCCGTCCTCCGGTGAGTACTCAACCGCAGGCTGCGCCATGCCTTCCCGCCCCGCGGACGCCCCCAGAACTCTCAGCCGCCGTGCTGGGGAGAGCAAACCCGGCCTCGGGCGCTTTCTTCTCtcgcctgcttcctcctcctcacccccgGTCCCAGTCAAAACCGAGCGTGGACCCAGTTCTGCGCTCCTGGCCTCTGCGGCCGCCACCCGGGAGGCTACAGCTCATGGCACAGGAAGCTCGAGTCTCGGTCCTTAGGTTTTGAACTCCGAGCCCCTCGGGCCTTCTTTGTGTTTTATCTTTACTATTCTTATGGAAAGACACAGTCAGTCAGTGATTTTTCTTCCGGGGAAAGGGGTGTTTAGAGCCGGCG
This Diceros bicornis minor isolate mBicDic1 chromosome 10, mDicBic1.mat.cur, whole genome shotgun sequence DNA region includes the following protein-coding sequences:
- the EN1 gene encoding homeobox protein engrailed-1, which translates into the protein MEEQQPEPKSQRDSGLGAAAVAAAPGSLSLSLSPGASGSSGSDGDSVPVSPQPAPPSPPAAPCLPPLAHHPHLPPHPPPPPPPPPHLAAPAHQPQPAAQLHRTTNFFIDNILRPDFGCKKEQPPPQLLVAAAAGGGAGGGRVERDRGQTGAGRDPVHPLGTRAPSAASLLCAPDANCGPPDGSPPAGGGGAGASKAGNPAAAAAAAAAAAVAAAAAAAAAAKPADSGGGGGGGVGSPGAQSAKYPEHGNPAILLMGSANGGPVVKTDSQQPLVWPAWVYCTRYSDRPSSGPRTRKLKKKKNEKEDKRPRTAFTAEQLQRLKAEFQANRYITEQRRQTLAQELSLNESQIKIWFQNKRAKIKKATGIKNGLALHLMAQGLYNHSTTTVQDKDESE